Part of the Arvicanthis niloticus isolate mArvNil1 chromosome 3, mArvNil1.pat.X, whole genome shotgun sequence genome is shown below.
AGGCATGGCCTGACCTTTCCTTGGAATCAAGGATATTGCTCAGGCCAACACTTACAGACCTGATAGTTCTCACACTGTCCTGCTGGGAAAcaaggccagaacaaagaatggGGTGGAGTCTGAGGCACAACAGCTATGGAGTGACATTTAGGGTGACTGTTAGTGCCTGGTTGAGTTTCATCTGCCTGGTGCTTTCAAGGAGAAAAGTAATGTCCATTGTAGActggagggagcagagagaagtCTAACAAAGACATACCTCCAACCCACATCTGTCACAGCTGCCGCAGGCTTTGGGTCCCTGCCTTGCCCAGGCGATCTCTCCGTGCAGATGGAGCTAGTGGGGATGCAGAGTGACTTTCCAAGGGAGCTTCGTACTTGCTACTACAGCCTAATAGCTGACGTGGCGTTCACCCCCTCCTCTAAAATCCTGCCAGCCAGCTTTCTAGTTTCTGTCTTAGGCCTTTACTAGCCCTCTATAGACCTTACCAGCAAGCATGGTCCCTTCCTGGGCCCATACTGTACCTTGCTTTGTCCCTTTATTAAAATTGTCTCCAGGCTAGCTAGTGGACCCAGGCATCAGCAAAACTgtatgtttggttggttggttggtttttgttgttgttgttgttgttttgggttttttttgttttgttttggttttggtttttggtttttcaagacaggatttctctgtgtagccctggctgtcctggaactcactctgtagaccaggctgacctcgaactcagaaatccacctgcctctgcctcccaagtgttgggattaaaggcgtgcgccaccactgcagcAAAACTGTAACATAGAAGCTCCACAGGGTTTCAGCCTTACTGGCCACTCCCTTTGAGTCGTCTGTGCTCACCATGAGGAAATGCTTTCAAGCAACAGAAAGGAAGTTTCTCCCCTGCTAGTGTGCTGGGATGGAAAATCTACTTCCAGTGGAATCCAGGagtagaagagaaagataaacaaaCTCAGAGCATCCACCCATGTTCAGGGCCCTCCCTTTCTCAGAGATTCCCCAGCCTGCACAGACTGTACCACACATTCCAGGCTTCACATTCATAAACACAGTCTGTAGACAACAGTGCCGGCACCTCCCACCTACAAGTGAGCAGCTGTCCCCAGAGATACGGGGTCCCCCTGTCCATCTGCTGTCACCAGGGCTGCTGCCCATCATCTCCAAGAATAAACTCCAGCTAGTCGCTTCGTGGATCTGAATCATCTGAGAGGTTCCAAAGGAGGGGAGTGACTACCCAGGACGGACAAGCAGGCTATATAAGTTCCCAAGGGTTGGGCTCCACGCAGATCTTTTCCTGTGGCTACTGCCTGCCAGAGAGTCACCAACGGAGAACTTGCTTGGCATCTACCATGTCCGAGGTAAGAGAGCCCAGTGGGGCCCATCTGGTGCCAAGGAAGTTTGGAGGGCAAGGCTGGCCACTAATGATTAGTGTCTGCTCTGAAGTAAAAGCCAAGCCTAAACAAGAGGCACTGGGTCCCACCAGGCTCAGGTGAATGGCCTTGGCTGTTACCAGGCTTGTTGTGAGGGGTTAGGGGCAGGGAGTGCTTATATAGAGCTGTGTGCCTTTATGTATATGAAGGAGCTGACTGATGGCTTAGTGTGTCCagatgtgtgtacatttgtaatCTGGAGGAAGGATGAGGGATGGTGACTGTACCTATAGATCACAACTGTCTATTTCCCTATGAGGGtgtgtctcagcaggcccatgttTCCCTGGGAGCTCAGCCCAGGCTAAGTGAGGGAATCCTTGCACCTGCCTGCAGGGCTTAAGAAGGAATAAGCCCTCAGCCTCACAGACGCCAGCCCGGGGTGGAGGGGAAGGGTAAGCACTAAATCTGGCTTTCCCCGTTCTACTGGGACAAGAACAGCAAGGTCGTCCTTGCTCCCTTCTCCATGGCTGTCTACTTTGTTCCCTTCCCAAACACATAAAtatcagtgtttttattttaggaaaagggggggggaggggcagtctGTATGGGACTTTGCCACCTTTGTGAACAGGTCTTAGGATTCACAAGATTCCCTAGAGCTGCTCAGTCTTGAAGTTCATCCATTTCCTGTCTACCCCTCATGTCTAGTCCTGAACCCGGCCTGACAAACAGGCCAGTGCGAGGATGCAGCAGTCACCACCCCCAGGAGCTCCCTCCCTGTCTGTGGGGCAAGGTCAGATTCCAAGTCAGATTAAGAGGGCAGGAGTTAAGAAAAGAGTGAGCTTTGAATTGGCTTAATTCAGTAACCTGGGAAGGAGAAACCCCTGCCAAAGTTGGAAGGGAGGGGTCTTCATCTCAAGGCGTTGAATTGTAAGGCTCTCGGCTTTCCAAGGTTGGTACTCCTCATGCTCCCATCAAGAAGAAGCGTCCCCCTGTGAAGGAAGAAGACCTGAAGGGGGCCCGAGGGAGCCTGGCCAAGAACCAGGAGATCAAGTCTAAGACATACCAGGTCATGCGGGACTATGGTGCGTATCCCCCAGGGATATGTGGTAGGGTTGGAGACACAAACATTCCCCCCGTGGTAGTTGAGAGTTACTGAGAGTTTCTGGGCATAGGAGGGGCTGCACACAGC
Proteins encoded:
- the Mustn1 gene encoding musculoskeletal embryonic nuclear protein 1; its protein translation is MSEVGTPHAPIKKKRPPVKEEDLKGARGSLAKNQEIKSKTYQVMRDYEQAGSAAPSVFSRNRTGSETVFEKPKEGPAKSVFG